In the genome of Fulvivirga maritima, one region contains:
- a CDS encoding reverse transcriptase domain-containing protein codes for MEIEEWFKTKKYPHIGLPITIKDYNWVKEYVENSDRVKIHSFLPLIHKSIIRRKFRADNSIIDLNPSGKRRRILGKPKIRDIFFASHLDSLILSKYNEILATKYEKYIEGLSFNESIVAYRKIPISKGADKNKCNIDFAKTTFEFIQRNNSKKLTAIVADVTSFFDNLNHKILKTQWTKVLKENSLPQDHYNIFKALTKIKYIEADQLFESYDNTMMVERGIPNSSNKTEYVRLKIKNIKFFKEKGASHYCTKKEFLKNNLNLIISKNNSVGIPQGSPISATLANIYMLDFDQEIFDEVSSVGGFYQRYSDDLIIICEQRYEDDKVNQR; via the coding sequence ATGGAAATAGAAGAGTGGTTTAAAACAAAGAAGTATCCTCATATAGGTTTACCAATTACAATTAAAGATTATAATTGGGTAAAGGAATATGTAGAGAATTCTGATAGAGTTAAAATTCATAGTTTTCTTCCATTAATTCATAAATCAATAATAAGACGCAAATTTAGAGCTGATAATTCTATTATTGATTTAAATCCAAGTGGAAAGAGAAGAAGAATATTAGGGAAGCCAAAAATTAGGGATATTTTCTTTGCTTCCCATCTGGATTCACTAATCTTGTCCAAATACAATGAAATATTAGCGACCAAATACGAGAAGTATATTGAGGGGCTAAGTTTCAATGAGTCTATAGTTGCCTATCGAAAAATCCCTATATCAAAAGGGGCGGATAAGAATAAATGTAACATTGACTTTGCAAAAACTACTTTTGAATTTATACAGAGGAATAATTCAAAAAAGCTTACTGCAATTGTTGCAGATGTTACTTCATTTTTTGACAATTTAAATCATAAAATCTTAAAAACGCAGTGGACAAAGGTTTTAAAAGAAAATAGCCTACCTCAAGACCACTACAATATATTTAAAGCACTAACGAAAATAAAATACATTGAAGCCGACCAGTTATTTGAAAGTTATGACAATACAATGATGGTTGAAAGGGGAATTCCCAACTCTTCAAATAAAACTGAATATGTTAGACTAAAAATAAAAAATATCAAATTTTTCAAGGAAAAGGGGGCCAGCCATTATTGTACTAAGAAAGAATTTCTAAAAAATAATTTAAACCTTATTATCTCAAAAAACAATTCAGTTGGAATACCTCAAGGAAGTCCGATTAGTGCAACGTTAGCAAATATTTATATGTTAGATTTTGATCAAGAAATTTTTGACGAAGTTTCTTCAGTTGGTGGTTTTTATCAGAGGTATAGCGATGATTTAATAATCATTTGTGAGCAACGATATGAAGATGATAAAGTTAATCAGAGGTAA
- a CDS encoding RNA polymerase sigma factor: protein MKSIEQDFLQLIDLHQKIIHKVCHIYTHDREDYDDLFQEIMLQLWKGYPNFKGNAKITTWMYRVSLYTAISIFKKKKNRKEVREQPAQEPGESTDHYEFENLNMAISQLSDPEKALIVLYLEEKSYQEIAEIIELSVTNVGVKLNRIKKKLKDILNTL from the coding sequence TTGAAATCTATAGAACAAGACTTTTTACAGCTGATAGATCTGCATCAGAAAATCATACATAAGGTATGTCATATTTATACTCATGACAGGGAAGATTATGATGATCTTTTTCAGGAAATTATGTTACAGCTATGGAAGGGGTATCCCAATTTTAAAGGCAATGCCAAAATTACCACCTGGATGTACCGGGTAAGTCTATACACTGCTATTTCAATATTTAAGAAGAAAAAGAACCGCAAAGAAGTACGCGAACAGCCGGCGCAGGAACCGGGTGAGAGTACAGATCATTATGAGTTCGAGAACTTAAATATGGCTATAAGTCAGCTTTCTGATCCTGAAAAGGCACTGATAGTGCTCTATCTGGAAGAGAAGTCTTATCAGGAGATAGCTGAAATTATAGAACTCAGCGTAACTAACGTGGGCGTAAAACTGAACCGAATAAAAAAGAAGCTTAAAGACATTTTAAATACACTGTAA